One genomic segment of Tursiops truncatus isolate mTurTru1 chromosome 11, mTurTru1.mat.Y, whole genome shotgun sequence includes these proteins:
- the NXPH4 gene encoding neurexophilin-4, with translation MRLLPEWLLLLFGPWLLRKAVSAQIPESGRPQYLELGPATAGEGAPGHRLPAPPRSSDGLGTARAWSWAWPANHTRTLARAGVAGAPVQRTKRKPSIKAARAKKIFGWGDFYFRVHTLKFSLLVTGKIVDHVNGTFSVYFRHNSSSLGNLSVSIVPPSKRVEFGGVWLPGPAPHPLQSTLALEGVLPGLGPPLGLAAAGSGLGGTLGGALAGPLGGALGVPGTKESRAFNCHVEYEKTNRARKHRPCLYDPSQVCFTEHTQSQAAWLCAKPFKVICIFVSFLSFDYKLVQKVCPDYNFQSEHPYFG, from the coding sequence GCCGTCAGTGCCCAGATACCAGAGTCCGGGAGGCCGCAGTACCTGGAGCTGGGCCCGGCCACGGCCGGAGAGGGAGCCCCTGGCCATCGGCTCCCGGCACCGCCGAGGTCCTCCGACGGCCTGGGCACCGCCCGTGCCTGGAGCTGGGCCTGGCCGGCTAACCACACCCGGACACTGGCCCGGGCTGGGGTGGCGGGGGCCCCCGTGCAGCGCACCAAGAGAAAGCCGTCTATCAAAGCGGCCCGCGCCAAAAAAATTTTCGGCTGGGGAGACTTCTACTTCCGGGTGCACACTCTCAAGTTCTCGCTGCTGGTGACGGGTAAGATAGTTGACCATGTGAACGGTACCTTCAGCGTGTACTTCCGCCACAACTCGTCCAGCCTGGGCAACCTCAGCGTCAGCATCGTGCCGCCCTCCAAGCGTGTCGAGTTTGGGGGCGTCTGGCTGCCGGGGCCCGCTCCCCACCCTCTGCAGTCTACGCTGGCCCTGGAGGGGGTGCTCCCTGGGCTGGGGCCCCCGCTGGGGCTAGCGGCCGCGGGGTCGGGGCTAGGGGGCACCCTCGGGGGCGCGCTGGCGGGTCCGCTTGGGGGCGCGCTGGGAGTGCCCGGGACCAAAGAGTCACGCGCTTTCAACTGCCACGTGGAGTATGAGAAGACGAACCGCGCTCGCAAGCACCGCCCGTGCCTGTACGACCCATCGCAGGTGTGCTTCACCGAGCATACGCAGAGCCAGGCCGCCTGGCTCTGTGCCAAGCCCTTCAAAGTCATCTGCATTTTCGTCTCCTTCCTCAGCTTTGACTACAAACTGGTGCAGAAGGTGTGCCCAGACTATAACTTCCAGAGCGAGCACCCCTACTTTGGATAG